Within Pseudomonas brassicacearum, the genomic segment GTGCTGCAACTGACCGTGAACCACGCGCTTGAGGTGTTTGCCGAGCAAGCGGCAGCCAGGCGCTCATTACAGGTGCTGCAGGATATCGGGTTGGGCTACCTGCGCCTGGGCCAACCAGCCACGGAACTGTCCGGCGGCGAAGCCCAGCGGATCAAGCTGGCGACGGAACTGCAGCGCAAGGCCCGGGGCGCAACGTTATATGTATTGGACGAGCCAACCAACGGCCTGCATCCCCAGGACGTGGACCGTTTGCTGGTGCAGTTGAATCGCCTGGTGGAAGAAGGTCATACGGTGGTTGTGGTGGAGCATGACATGCGTGTGGTGGCGCAGAGTGACTGGGTCATCGATATCGGCCCGGGGGCTGGCACCCAAGGTGGAAAGGTGGTCGTGTGCGGGGATCCGCAGACCGTGACGAAATGCCGGGAGAGTCGAACGGCAGGGTTCCTGAAAAAAGCTATGCAGCAGGGGAATTAAAGGTTTTTTTTAATGTTTCTCGCTGTTGCTAAAAGCTGTCTATACTGCCCTGCAGTTAATCGTTTCAGTGGTCGTATAACTACAACCTCAGGAGCAAAGGGCTGAGGTTGCACAGGCAAGGACGCAAAATGACATCACCCCAGTTGAGAGAACAAGTATTACACGGCGGCATGAGGGGTCATTATCGCGCCCTGAAACGAACCCCTATGAACTGGAAAAACCCATTCGATACTCCAGCCTCCTTCGCAGCCCCGATGGCGCTCAAAAAACGGCGAGCGGGTGTTGATGCTAACGCTATAAAACTGTCCTCCTCCGCTTGGCGAATATCAAGGTGAAACCTCTGCTAAATACAGGTATTCACACTAATATTTTGCGAGCGCGGCCACTATGCTCAAACCCATCTCAAGCCACCTGCTCAATTTAATTCAAGAGGTGGAGCATAACATTCCAGGAAAAAGCCACGACGAGTACACCGAGATACTAGGCTGGATGTTCTCGAAACTAGGGCTTGAAAGATTTGCTTATGTTCATCTGGAATCCACCCCCTTCGACAACTCAAAAGTCTCCATCCACAGCAATTATCCCGCCGAATGGGTGGACACCTACCGTAAGAACTCACTTCACAAATCAGACCCTGTCATGGCCAACACAGCCATTACCGCCACGCCCTTTTTCTGGGATGAAATCCCACAAGAGATAGGCAACAATCCGGAGATATTTGATCAGTCCGCATCCTATGGCATCCAACAAGGGTTCACCATTCCGATTCATGAGCCGGGCAGATCATTCGGCTCCATTCATTTATCCTCAGAAGAAAATGACCCCGACTTCCCTACCATTGTCCGGGAGAACATGGTCATCATCCAAACACTCAGCGTTATCGCCAACCAACACCGCCCGGTTGAAATCAGTGCAGAGAGCACGCTCAAGCTATCGCCCAGGGAAGTTCAATTCTTGCGTTGGCTTGCGCTTGGGAAAAACTATAAAGAAATCGGTTTGATCATGAATATCACTGAACGAACAGTGAAGTTTCATGCCAAGAAAATGACTGAAAAGATGGAGTGCACCAATGTCAAGCAAGCCATGTTCAAAGCTGCGCAGTTGAACTTCATCTAAATAATGCCTAGTGTCAAAATTTGCTTACCCAGGTAACCAAGATCCCGCCCCCTCTTTCGAGCTCGACGCCACCCAAGTTCAATATCAGAACACACTCAGGTGAAACTCACTTGGGATGCGATATTGAAAAGCATGCCGCAAGCAAACAACCCAATCACCAGAGAGATGGCTCGATTTAGAAATCGCCCGGATACAATCGCGTGAAATTTTCGACCACAAAAAGCGCCGCCCGCGATCCACACTAGCCCCACCGGAAAAATTATGACTGAAAAGAGCAGCATGAATGACAGCCAATTATCCAGCGATAGGAATGTTCCCGCCGGCGCAACGAAGGAAACAAAAAACAACCCTTTGGGGTTTGTCAGTGTTGCCACAAACAAATCCGGCACAGTAATACCCTTCATGGCGCCAGGCGCGTGATCCTTTACCGAAAACCAAAGTTTCAAGGAAATATAAAAAAGAAAACACACGGCAAAAATCTTGGTAGCGATCACCACCCACGAGTGATCAGCCATCAGCAAGTCAATGAATACCCCCCACATCGTCATCTGAACAACGTATGCCAGCCATTCGGCGATGATGAAGCGCATCGAATGCGAACTGAGTCCTCTACTTACACCCGTTTGCAACAATAATGAATTC encodes:
- a CDS encoding LuxR family transcriptional regulator, with product MLKPISSHLLNLIQEVEHNIPGKSHDEYTEILGWMFSKLGLERFAYVHLESTPFDNSKVSIHSNYPAEWVDTYRKNSLHKSDPVMANTAITATPFFWDEIPQEIGNNPEIFDQSASYGIQQGFTIPIHEPGRSFGSIHLSSEENDPDFPTIVRENMVIIQTLSVIANQHRPVEISAESTLKLSPREVQFLRWLALGKNYKEIGLIMNITERTVKFHAKKMTEKMECTNVKQAMFKAAQLNFI
- a CDS encoding LysE family translocator, yielding MNYIALSLLTVLLVPGPTNSLLLQTGVSRGLSSHSMRFIIAEWLAYVVQMTMWGVFIDLLMADHSWVVIATKIFAVCFLFYISLKLWFSVKDHAPGAMKGITVPDLFVATLTNPKGLFFVSFVAPAGTFLSLDNWLSFMLLFSVIIFPVGLVWIAGGAFCGRKFHAIVSGRFLNRAISLVIGLFACGMLFNIASQVSFT